A region of Periplaneta americana isolate PAMFEO1 chromosome 16, P.americana_PAMFEO1_priV1, whole genome shotgun sequence DNA encodes the following proteins:
- the LOC138692127 gene encoding zinc finger protein 83-like — MSYYSEEYVDQGHAPTNEVKIDEDPMPISFPMVKREPEERNFLDHHVTGIKEEYENQSSDLLSEVKCEKDPVPISFPMVKLEQEEMQTDSDVVNEDPSEEVKAEDNEVLTERIAATNERTESSELDSLSLEENETVCEIPKNSDSTAKAVRTRESEKQMELESSKTCFSSAEKLNGHLSTDVGKKSLKCDVCGKCFCQSSNLRRHERLHSGEKPFKCDLCSKCFWRSSHLKEHSLLHTGDKPFKCDVCGKGFLRSGHLIEHSRLHPGEKPFRCDICGKWFLRFDSLKHHLRLHTGDKPFKCDVCGKCFLQYNRLRSHERIHTGEKPYECDVCGRCFSHSANLKNHERLHTGEKPYKCDVCAKCFPRFGDLKVHMQRHTGENLFKCDVCGKGFPCSSQLKQHLQLHTSEKPFKCDDCGKSFSRLYYLKVHLRIHTGEKPFKCDVCGRDFSMSTSLKRHLHQHTGEKPFKCDVCGRDFSMSTSLKTHLRRHTGEKPFKCDVCGREFSLSASLKKHLRRHTGQKPFKCDVCGKCFSRSDHLKEHLRIHTGDKPFICDVCGKCFSRSYTLKVHERVHTG, encoded by the exons ATGTCTTATTACTCTGAAGAATATGTGGACCAGGGACATGCTCCTACAAATGAGGTGAAAATTGATGAAGATCCGATGCCAATTTCGTTCCCCATGGTGAAACGTGAACCAGAG GAACGAAATTTCTTGGATCATCACGTGACTGGCATAAAAGAGGAATATGAGAACCAGAGCTCTGATCTCTTATCAGAGGTAAAATGTGAGAAAGATCCCGTGCCAATTTCGTTCCCTATGGTGAAACTTGAACAAGAG GAAATGCAGACTGACTCGGACGTAGTGAATGAGGACCCAAGTGAGGAAGTTAAAGCAGAGGACAACGAGGTTTTGACGGAAAG GATTGCAGCTACGAATGAGAGGACTGAATCATCAGAATTGGATAGTCTTTCTCTTGAAGAGAACGAGACTGTGTGCGAGATTCCCAAGAATTCAGATTCCACCGCAAAAGCCGTGCGGACTCGTGAAAGTGAGAAGCAAATGGAATTAGAATCGTCTAAAACATGTTTCTCGTCTGCGGAAAAACTCAACGGCCATTTATCCACGGACGTAGGcaagaaatctttgaaatgcgatgtttgtggcaagTGTTTTTGTCAGTCAAGTAATCTAAGAAGGCATGAACGCCTTCactcaggcgagaaacctttcaaatgtgatcttTGTTCTAAGTGTTTCTGGCGCTCTAGTCATTTGAAAGAGCATTCGCTACTACACACAGGcgataaacctttcaaatgtgatgtttgtggtaagggTTTCCTTCGCTCTGGTCACTTGATAGAGCATTCTCGACTACAcccaggcgagaaacctttcagatGTGATATTTGTGGTAAGTGGTTCCTTCGCTTCGATTCCTTGAAACACCATTTACGACTACACACAGGcgacaaacctttcaaatgcgatgtttgtggcaagTGTTTTTTGCAGTACAATCGTCTAAGAAGCCATGAACGcattcacacaggcgagaaaccttacgaatgcgatgtttgtggcagGTGTTTTTCGCATTCTGCTAATCTAAAAAACCATGAACGCCTTCACACCGGCGAGAAACCttacaaatgtgatgtttgtgctAAGTGTTTCCCGCGCTTTGGTGATTTGAAAGTGCATATGCAACGGCACACAGGCGAGAAtcttttcaaatgtgatgtttgtggtaagggTTTCCCTTGCTCCAGTCAATTAAAACAGCATTTACAACTACACACaagcgagaaacctttcaaatgtgatgattGTGGTAAGTCTTTTTCTCGCTTATATTACTTAAAAGTGCATTTACGcatacacacaggcgagaaacctttcaaatgtgatgtttgtggtaggGATTTCTCAATGTCTACTAGCTTAAAGAGACATTTACACCAGCACACGggcgagaagcctttcaaatgtgatgtttgtggtaggGATTTCTCAATGTCTACTAGCTTAAAGACACATTTACgccggcacacaggcgagaagcctttcaaatgtgatgtttgtggtaggGAATTCTCATTGTCTGCTAGCTTAAAGAAACATTTACGCCGGCACACAGgccagaaacctttcaaatgtgatgtttgtggtaagtgtttctcgcgcTCCGATCATTTGAAAGAGCATTTACGAATACATACAGGGGACAAACCTTTcatatgtgatgtttgtggtaagtgcttCTCGCGCTCCTATACCTTGAAAGTGCATGAGCGCGTGCACACAGGCTAG
- the LOC138692128 gene encoding uncharacterized protein isoform X2, translated as MSYYFEEYVDQGYALTNEVKIDKDPMPISLPMVKREPEERNFLDHHVTGIREEYEDQSSDLLSEIKCEKDLLPTSFPMLKLEQEEEQTDSDAVNEDPRVEVTPEDNEVLTERCREGKKWNPEQMKMAVQAVRNGEMGSFKAARIYNVPQTTLERYVKDEMKSPTDVVKTKLGRKQYLPSDLQKDLAEHCILLEER; from the exons ATGTCTTATTACTTTGAAGAATATGTGGACCAGGGATATGCTCTTACAAATGAGGTGAAAATTGATAAAGATCCGATGCCAATTTCGCTGCCCATGGTGAAACGTGAACCAGAG GAACGAAATTTCTTGGATCATCACGTGACTGGCATAAGAGAGGAATATGAGGACCAGAGCTCTGATCTCTTATCAGAGATAAAATGTGAGAAAGATCTCTTGCCAACTTCGTTCCCTATGCTGAAACTTGAACAAGAG GAAGAGCAGACTGACTCGGACGCAGTGAATGAGGACCCAAGAGTGGAAGTAACACCAGAGGACAACGAGGTTTTGACGGAAAG ATGCCgggaaggaaaaaaatggaacccAGAGCAGATGAAAATGGCAGTGCAAGCAGTACGAAATGGGGAAATGGGAAGTTTTAAAGCCGCGAGAATTTATAATGTTCCTCAAACTACCCTAGAACGATATGTGAAAGACGAGATGAAGAGTCCCACAGATGTTGTAAAGACGAAGCTGGGAAGAAAGCAATATCTACCATCCGATCTGCAGAAAGATCTCGCCGAACACTGCATTCTTTTGGAAGAACGCTAG
- the LOC138692128 gene encoding zinc finger protein 235-like isoform X1, whose protein sequence is MSYYFEEYVDQGYALTNEVKIDKDPMPISLPMVKREPEERNFLDHHVTGIREEYEDQSSDLLSEIKCEKDLLPTSFPMLKLEQEEEQTDSDAVNEDPRVEVTPEDNEVLTERIAATIERTVSSELDSSSLEENETVYEIPKSSDSTGKAVRTREGEKQLELESSKKCFSSAEKLNDHLSTDVGKKPLKCHVCGKCFSQSGHLRNHERLHKGEKPFKCDVCGRCFSQCGNLRRHERLHTDQKPFKCDVCGKCFLQVDHLRSHERIHTGEKPFKCDVCGRCFSQSAHLRSHERLHTGEKPFKCDVCGRFFTRPGDLKSHERLHTGDKPFKCNVCGRYFARPGDLKSHERLHTGEKPFKCYVCGRCFSQLGHLRSHESLHTGEKPYKCDVCDRCFARLGDLKSHERLHTGEKPFKCDVCGRCFSQSSHLRTHVRLHTGEKPFNVMCVAGVSCDRVT, encoded by the exons ATGTCTTATTACTTTGAAGAATATGTGGACCAGGGATATGCTCTTACAAATGAGGTGAAAATTGATAAAGATCCGATGCCAATTTCGCTGCCCATGGTGAAACGTGAACCAGAG GAACGAAATTTCTTGGATCATCACGTGACTGGCATAAGAGAGGAATATGAGGACCAGAGCTCTGATCTCTTATCAGAGATAAAATGTGAGAAAGATCTCTTGCCAACTTCGTTCCCTATGCTGAAACTTGAACAAGAG GAAGAGCAGACTGACTCGGACGCAGTGAATGAGGACCCAAGAGTGGAAGTAACACCAGAGGACAACGAGGTTTTGACGGAAAG GATTGCAGCTACGATTGAAAGGACTGTATCATCGGAATTGGACAGTTCTTCTCTTGAAGAGAACGAAACTGTGTACGAGATTCCCAAGAGTTCAGATTCCACAGGAAAAGCTGTGCGGACTCGTGAAGGTGAGAAACAATTGGAATTAGAATCGTCTAAAAAATGTTTCTCGTCTGCGGAAAAACTGAACGACCATTTGTCCACGGACGTAGGCAAGAAACCTTTGAAATGccatgtttgtggaaagtgtttttcgcaGTCTGGTCATCTAAGAAACCACGAACGCCTTCACaaaggcgagaaacctttcaaatgcgatgtctgtggcaGGTGTTTTTCGCAGTGTGGTAATCTAAGACGCCATGAACGCCTTCACACAGaccagaaacctttcaaatgtgacgtttgtggaaagtgttttttgcAGGTCGATCATCTAAGAAGTCATGAACGcattcacacaggcgagaaaccttttaaatgCGACGTCTGTGGCAGGTGTTTTTCGCAGTCTGCTCATCTAAGAAGCCACGAACGccttcacacaggcgagaaacctttcaaatgcgatgtgtgtggCAGGTTTTTCACACGACCGGGTGACTTAAAAAGTCATGAACGCCTTCACACAGGcgacaaacctttcaaatgcaatGTCTGTGGCAGGTATTTCGCGCGACCTGGTGACTTAAAGAGTCATGAACGCCTTCACACtggtgagaaacctttcaaatgctaTGTCTGTGGCAGGTGTTTTTCGCAGCTTGGTCATCTAAGAAGCCACGAAAGCCttcacactggcgagaaaccttacaaatgcgatgtctgtgacAGGTGTTTCGCGCGACTGGGTGACTTAAAGAGCCATGAACGccttcacacaggcgagaaacctttcaaatgcgatgtctgtggcaGGTGTTTTTCGCAGTCTAGTCATCTAAGAACCCACGTACGccttcacacaggcgagaaacctttcaatgTGATGTGTGTTGCAGGGGTTTCTTGCGACCGAGTGACTTAA